One stretch of Streptomyces sp. R21 DNA includes these proteins:
- a CDS encoding cupin domain-containing protein, producing MSPVPPPAPQGPTRTRITNLHEGLLREVTADHGGRGTILAHRAYRREDAPAGIAFIDLVVLPPCTSIGLHRHGDDQETYVILSGRGRMTVDGEEFEVRDGDVVPNRPYGEHGLVNDSDAELRLLVFEIGPFGEGPLGDGDGDSPLAAGPGPLDGSR from the coding sequence ATGAGCCCCGTACCACCGCCCGCACCTCAGGGCCCCACCCGCACCCGGATCACCAATCTGCACGAGGGGCTGCTGCGCGAGGTGACCGCCGACCACGGCGGGAGAGGCACGATCCTCGCCCACCGGGCCTACCGTCGCGAGGACGCCCCCGCCGGCATCGCCTTCATCGACCTGGTGGTGCTGCCCCCGTGCACCTCCATCGGACTGCACCGGCACGGCGACGACCAGGAGACCTATGTGATCCTCTCCGGCCGGGGCCGCATGACCGTGGACGGCGAGGAGTTCGAGGTCCGCGACGGGGACGTCGTACCGAACCGCCCGTACGGCGAGCACGGCCTCGTCAACGACTCGGACGCCGAACTCAGGCTGCTCGTCTTCGAGATCGGCCCGTTCGGTGAGGGACCACTCGGCGACGGTGACGGCGACAGCCCCCTCGCCGCCGGTCCGGGCCCCCTGGACGGCAGCCGATGA